One genomic window of Bacillus mycoides includes the following:
- the comGF gene encoding competence type IV pilus minor pilin ComGF: MQRKGKKEVGFTLIEMIVCLLLLSMFFLLLPRLQIMGIENTHSKGLNEWEWDVFLGQMQLEFREVSSGRKIALENGGNILRFQLRNGDQVTYEKVNSNLIRKVNIRGREFILQRIEAISYKLTPHLLYIYVKDISGEIYEGVAVRYSEIEIET, translated from the coding sequence ATGCAGAGAAAAGGTAAAAAGGAAGTGGGATTTACATTAATAGAAATGATTGTATGTTTGTTGCTTTTATCAATGTTCTTTTTACTTTTACCACGTCTTCAGATTATGGGGATAGAAAATACACATTCAAAAGGATTAAATGAATGGGAGTGGGATGTGTTTTTAGGACAAATGCAATTAGAGTTTCGTGAAGTATCAAGTGGGAGGAAGATAGCACTAGAAAATGGTGGGAATATTTTGCGCTTCCAACTTCGTAATGGTGATCAGGTGACGTATGAAAAGGTGAATAGTAATTTAATAAGAAAAGTAAATATACGCGGAAGGGAATTTATATTACAAAGGATTGAAGCGATTTCGTACAAATTAACACCTCATTTGTTATATATATATGTGAAAGATATAAGTGGTGAAATATATGAAGGCGTGGCTGTGCGCTATAGTGAAATTGAGATAGAAACATGA
- a CDS encoding shikimate kinase encodes MKSIYITGYMGAGKTTIGKALSKELHMEVVDTDQKIEEQKEKAIRHIFAEEGEMVFREYESEMLRSLPVQNVIITTGGGIIEREENRKWMKENGTVVYLYCDPHVIAERLREDTTRPLFQKKDIDAFVTKFESRRAYYEEADIHIDTTNKSVKQIMNELKQKINE; translated from the coding sequence ATGAAATCTATATACATAACCGGCTATATGGGAGCTGGGAAAACAACAATTGGAAAAGCGTTAAGTAAAGAACTCCATATGGAAGTTGTAGATACAGATCAAAAAATCGAAGAGCAGAAAGAGAAAGCGATTCGGCATATTTTTGCAGAAGAAGGCGAAATGGTTTTTCGGGAATATGAAAGTGAAATGTTACGTTCACTACCGGTTCAGAATGTAATTATTACAACTGGTGGAGGAATTATTGAACGAGAGGAAAATCGAAAGTGGATGAAGGAAAATGGAACTGTTGTGTATTTATATTGCGATCCACATGTAATTGCAGAAAGGCTTCGTGAAGATACGACACGTCCACTATTTCAGAAGAAAGATATAGATGCATTTGTAACGAAATTTGAATCGCGCCGAGCTTATTATGAAGAGGCTGATATTCATATCGATACGACAAATAAGTCGGTAAAGCAAATTATGAATGAATTAAAGCAAAAGATTAATGAATAA
- a CDS encoding 2OG-Fe(II) oxygenase, which produces MTTNNQIGENKEQTIFDHKGNTIMTEDREIQIISKFEEPLIVVLANVLSDEECDGLIELSKNKIERSKIGSSRDVNDIRTSSGAFLEENELTSKIEKRISSIMNVPVAHGEGLHILNYEVDQEYKAHYDYFAEHSRSAANNRISTLVMYLNDVEEGGETFFPKLNLSVHPRKGMAVYFEYFYQDQSLNELTLHGGAPVTKGEKWVATQWVRRGTYK; this is translated from the coding sequence ATGACAACTAACAATCAAATAGGTGAAAATAAGGAACAAACTATTTTTGATCATAAAGGAAATACGATTATGACAGAAGATAGGGAAATACAAATTATTTCAAAATTCGAAGAACCCCTTATTGTCGTATTAGCAAATGTATTAAGTGATGAAGAATGTGACGGATTAATCGAATTGTCTAAAAATAAAATAGAGCGGTCTAAAATTGGTTCATCACGTGATGTAAATGATATTCGAACGAGTAGCGGTGCATTTTTGGAAGAGAATGAACTAACTTCCAAGATTGAAAAACGAATTTCATCTATCATGAATGTTCCTGTAGCGCATGGAGAAGGATTGCACATTTTAAATTATGAAGTGGATCAAGAATATAAAGCGCACTATGATTATTTTGCGGAACATAGTAGATCAGCTGCTAATAATCGTATAAGTACTCTTGTGATGTACTTAAATGATGTAGAAGAAGGCGGGGAAACATTCTTTCCGAAATTAAATCTTTCTGTACATCCTAGAAAGGGAATGGCAGTATACTTTGAGTATTTTTATCAAGATCAATCACTAAATGAGCTTACGTTACATGGAGGAGCACCTGTAACGAAAGGTGAGAAATGGGTTGCAACGCAGTGGGTGAGAAGAGGTACTTATAAGTAA
- the comGG gene encoding competence type IV pilus minor pilin ComGG, translated as MRKQDGFTMPGTIIFLILFISFLMYETNMLLSDKKFYSEIEQSFFMEELVDRAISDIKRDLQQKEKEDVFLFQYERGEVSGKYIFENDVINISLQCVTKQRGFYTVSFRYRKRDNKILDWVEG; from the coding sequence ATGAGAAAACAAGATGGATTTACAATGCCAGGAACAATTATTTTTCTTATTTTATTCATTTCTTTTTTGATGTACGAAACGAATATGTTACTTTCGGATAAAAAATTTTATTCTGAAATAGAACAAAGTTTTTTCATGGAGGAACTTGTTGATCGAGCTATTTCAGATATAAAAAGAGACTTACAGCAAAAAGAGAAAGAGGATGTTTTTTTATTTCAGTATGAAAGAGGAGAAGTGAGTGGAAAGTACATCTTTGAAAATGATGTTATTAACATTTCATTGCAATGTGTTACAAAACAGAGGGGTTTCTATACAGTGAGCTTTCGCTATAGGAAAAGGGATAATAAAATATTGGATTGGGTAGAAGGATAA